From Sceloporus undulatus isolate JIND9_A2432 ecotype Alabama chromosome 6, SceUnd_v1.1, whole genome shotgun sequence, one genomic window encodes:
- the RLBP1 gene encoding retinaldehyde-binding protein 1 encodes MTSVAGTFRIVSEEEQALRAKLERLTTKDHGPVFGKCDKIPDHTIQKAKDELNETPEKRELAIKELQDLVQEKAKGGEDICKAVAEKVKGKDNAFFLRFIRARKFDISRAYDLLKGYVNFRQQYPELFENLTPEAVRSTIEAGYPGILSNRDKFGRIVLLFNIENWDYEEITFDEILRAYCVILEKLRE; translated from the exons ATGACTTCAGTG GCTGGCACATTCAGGATCGTTTCTGAGGAGGAGCAGGCTTTGCGTGCCAAGCTTGAGCGTCTGACCACCAAGGACCATGGCCCTGTCTTTGGGAAATGTGACAAGATCCCAGACCACACCATACAAAAG GCTAAGGATGAGCTGAATGAAACACCGGAGAAGCGTGAATTAGCTATCAAAGAGCTTCAGGACCTTGTTCAGGAGAAAGCCAAAGGAGGTGAAGATATCTGCAAAGCAGTGGCTGAAAAAGTGAAGGGGAAGGACAACGCATTCTTTCTTCGTTTCATCCGAGCCCGCAAATTTGACATCAGCAGGGCTTACGATCTGCTGAAAG GCTATGTCAACTTCCGCCAGCAATACCCAGAGCTATTTGAAAACCTGACCCCTGAGGCTGTGCGCAGTACCATTGAGGCTGGCTACCCTGGCATTTTGAGCAACCGGGACAAGTTTGGACGGATTGTGCTGCTGTTCAATATCGAAAACTGGGATTATGAGGAGATCACCTTTGATGAG ATTCTTCGCGCCTATTGTGTGATCTTAGAAAAATTGCGAGAATGA